In the Rhinoderma darwinii isolate aRhiDar2 chromosome 13, aRhiDar2.hap1, whole genome shotgun sequence genome, one interval contains:
- the TMEM220 gene encoding transmembrane protein 220 isoform X1 translates to MGGSGLSPQNQLRLWRGCNLLMAAFFGLAAYVQVNDPDAEMWMVIYLIPAALVLLLSISPDVTGHVIWRTLSGLHCAGCMIGASYLLGSLLISSNIKSLLHEEEGRELSGLLIIALWMFLCKDSKRDSVGGFRLFVASSVSVFPFITWIYIYINKEMRTLWPQHCKTVI, encoded by the exons ATGGGGGGGTCCGGCCTCAGCCCCCAGAACCAGCTCAGACTATGGAGAGGCTGCAATCTGCTCATGGCGGCATTCTTTGGTCTGGCTGCTTATGTGCAA GTTAATGATCCCGATGCTGAAATGTGGATG GTGATCTACTTAATCCCGGCCGCacttgttctcctcctcagtataAGTCCAGACGTGACGG GTCACGTGATCTGGAGGACGCTGTCCGGTCTCCATTGCGCCGGCTGTATGATCGGAGCGTCTTATCTGCTGGGGTCGCTGCTTATTTCCAGTAATATAAAAAGCCTTTTACATGAGGAAGAAGGCAG GGAACTCTCAGGATTACTAATCATTGCATTGTGGATGTTCCTCTGTAAGGATTCTAAAAG aGACTCGGTTGGGGGGTTCAGATTGTTTGTCGCTTCGTCTGTCTCGGTTTTCCCTTTTATAACTTGGATCTACATTTACATTAATAAGGAGATGAGGACATTGTGGCCACAACACTGTAAGACTGTAATATGA
- the LOC142666739 gene encoding manganese-dependent ADP-ribose/CDP-alcohol diphosphatase-like isoform X2, producing MEDPLFTFAVIADIQYADVDDGHNYTKTRRRYYRNSLSLLQGAIQEWAAESVHPQFLLQLGDILDGQNVTYESSETSLIKVLTEIEKLKIPVHHIWGNHEFYNFSRKQLMESRLNSSRITGTLTTFLEDGGDHLESFYAYHFSPVPKFRLLLIDSYDLSVIGRDPSSDKYVKSSKLLKQKNPNDDKNSPKDLDETRFVQFNGGISAAQLTWIQSVLETADKKNEKVMVAGHLPVHPGSTDPICLTWNYPEVLAILQSHPCVVAYLSGHDHDGGYFQDQCGIHHLTFNGIIETPPESQAFGTMYIYEDRMVLKGRGLIPDRTLPYRRR from the exons ATGGAGGATCCCTTATTCACATTTGCCGTCATTGCCGATATCCAGTACGCCGACGTAGACGATGGACACAACTACACCAAGACCCGAAGGAGATACTACAGGAACAGTCTATCATTGCTTCAAGGAGCCATACAAGAGTGGGCAGCAGAAAGTGTCCACCCTCAGTTCCTCCTCCAACTTGGGGACATCCTGGACGGTCAGAATGTCACATATGAGTCCTCCGAGACGTCCCTGATAAAGGTTCTGACCGAGATTGAAAAGCTGAAGATCCCCGTCCATCACATCTGGGGGAACCATGAGTTCTACAATTTCAGTAGGAAGCAATTAATGGAGTCAAGGCTGAACAGTTCGAGAATCACGGGTACATTGACGACGTTTCTAGAAGATGGAGGTGACCACCTCGAGTCGTTTTACGCTTACCACTTCAGTCCTGTCCCCAAATTTCGCTTGCTTTTAATTGACTCCTATGACTTGAGTGTGATCGGAAGAGACCCGTCCAGCGACAAGTATGTAAAGTCCTCGAAGCTTCTGAAGCAGAAGAATCCAAATGACGATAAGAACAGTCCAAAAG ATCTTGATGAGACTCGGTTTGTCCAGTTTAATGGAGGAATCAGCGCTGCTCAGTTGACCTGGATTCAAAGCGTTCTCGAGACCGCGGATAAGAAGAACGAAAAAGTCATGGTTGCAG GTCACCTTCCAGTCCACCCTGGCTCCACAGACCCCATATGCCTGACCTGGAATTACCCGGAGGTCCTGGCTATTCTACAGTCACATCCTTGCGTGGTGGCCTACCTTTCTGGGCATGATCATGATGGTGGCTACTTCCAGGACCAGTGCGGAATCCACCACTTAACCTTCAATGGCATCATTGAAACTCCCCCTGAGAGCCAGGCGTttggcaccatgtatatatacgaGGACAGAATGGTCCTAAAGGGCAGAGGCCTCATTCCAGACAGAACGTTGCCCTACAGGAGGCGCTAG
- the LOC142666739 gene encoding manganese-dependent ADP-ribose/CDP-alcohol diphosphatase-like isoform X1, whose amino-acid sequence MPEAETLNPSVDEEMEDPLFTFAVIADIQYADVDDGHNYTKTRRRYYRNSLSLLQGAIQEWAAESVHPQFLLQLGDILDGQNVTYESSETSLIKVLTEIEKLKIPVHHIWGNHEFYNFSRKQLMESRLNSSRITGTLTTFLEDGGDHLESFYAYHFSPVPKFRLLLIDSYDLSVIGRDPSSDKYVKSSKLLKQKNPNDDKNSPKDLDETRFVQFNGGISAAQLTWIQSVLETADKKNEKVMVAGHLPVHPGSTDPICLTWNYPEVLAILQSHPCVVAYLSGHDHDGGYFQDQCGIHHLTFNGIIETPPESQAFGTMYIYEDRMVLKGRGLIPDRTLPYRRR is encoded by the exons ATGCCGG AAGCTGAGACTTTGAACCCCTCCGTAGATGAAGAAATGGAGGATCCCTTATTCACATTTGCCGTCATTGCCGATATCCAGTACGCCGACGTAGACGATGGACACAACTACACCAAGACCCGAAGGAGATACTACAGGAACAGTCTATCATTGCTTCAAGGAGCCATACAAGAGTGGGCAGCAGAAAGTGTCCACCCTCAGTTCCTCCTCCAACTTGGGGACATCCTGGACGGTCAGAATGTCACATATGAGTCCTCCGAGACGTCCCTGATAAAGGTTCTGACCGAGATTGAAAAGCTGAAGATCCCCGTCCATCACATCTGGGGGAACCATGAGTTCTACAATTTCAGTAGGAAGCAATTAATGGAGTCAAGGCTGAACAGTTCGAGAATCACGGGTACATTGACGACGTTTCTAGAAGATGGAGGTGACCACCTCGAGTCGTTTTACGCTTACCACTTCAGTCCTGTCCCCAAATTTCGCTTGCTTTTAATTGACTCCTATGACTTGAGTGTGATCGGAAGAGACCCGTCCAGCGACAAGTATGTAAAGTCCTCGAAGCTTCTGAAGCAGAAGAATCCAAATGACGATAAGAACAGTCCAAAAG ATCTTGATGAGACTCGGTTTGTCCAGTTTAATGGAGGAATCAGCGCTGCTCAGTTGACCTGGATTCAAAGCGTTCTCGAGACCGCGGATAAGAAGAACGAAAAAGTCATGGTTGCAG GTCACCTTCCAGTCCACCCTGGCTCCACAGACCCCATATGCCTGACCTGGAATTACCCGGAGGTCCTGGCTATTCTACAGTCACATCCTTGCGTGGTGGCCTACCTTTCTGGGCATGATCATGATGGTGGCTACTTCCAGGACCAGTGCGGAATCCACCACTTAACCTTCAATGGCATCATTGAAACTCCCCCTGAGAGCCAGGCGTttggcaccatgtatatatacgaGGACAGAATGGTCCTAAAGGGCAGAGGCCTCATTCCAGACAGAACGTTGCCCTACAGGAGGCGCTAG
- the TMEM220 gene encoding transmembrane protein 220 isoform X2 codes for MLGVVVPQQPDSRSTHVNDPDAEMWMVIYLIPAALVLLLSISPDVTGHVIWRTLSGLHCAGCMIGASYLLGSLLISSNIKSLLHEEEGRELSGLLIIALWMFLCKDSKRDSVGGFRLFVASSVSVFPFITWIYIYINKEMRTLWPQHCKTVI; via the exons atgctgggagttgtagtcccacAACAGCCGGACAGCCGCAGTACGCAC GTTAATGATCCCGATGCTGAAATGTGGATG GTGATCTACTTAATCCCGGCCGCacttgttctcctcctcagtataAGTCCAGACGTGACGG GTCACGTGATCTGGAGGACGCTGTCCGGTCTCCATTGCGCCGGCTGTATGATCGGAGCGTCTTATCTGCTGGGGTCGCTGCTTATTTCCAGTAATATAAAAAGCCTTTTACATGAGGAAGAAGGCAG GGAACTCTCAGGATTACTAATCATTGCATTGTGGATGTTCCTCTGTAAGGATTCTAAAAG aGACTCGGTTGGGGGGTTCAGATTGTTTGTCGCTTCGTCTGTCTCGGTTTTCCCTTTTATAACTTGGATCTACATTTACATTAATAAGGAGATGAGGACATTGTGGCCACAACACTGTAAGACTGTAATATGA